In Conger conger chromosome 5, fConCon1.1, whole genome shotgun sequence, the DNA window CCTTTGCCTGGGCTCAGGGAAACCTCGAGGCCAGTGCTAAAGGACAGAAGGCCTTTTATGACAAAAGGGCGACCGAGAGTGAATATCAGGTTGGGGACAAGGTACTGTATTTCAACTTTACCAAACCCATCGGTACGCCTAAAAAGTTTCTCCAAAACTGGTCTGGCCCTCATGAGATTGTGGGAAAGCTGTCACCGGTCGCTTACCGCATCAGGATCTCAAAGCCAAACCAAACCCCGGTGTATAAGTGGGTCCATGTTAACCAGATTAGGCCATATAACCCTTCAACCGTCCAAGGGGGGTCTCATGACTAACTGGTAGATAGGCTCCCTCACCACTAATGTAGCATGCTACTTACCCCTCATATACCTTCCGTTCCTGGGCATTAATCCACTTCAACCTATATCCATTCCAGAATGCACCTTGAGTGGATCCTTGTGATGTTCCTGGTCCTTCGGACAGCACAGTCCGACGAGGTGGTGGAACCGGGACCTCCTACTGGCATCGTTCTCCAGGATGCTCCTGGACTTCTTCTAGTAAATTGCCACCTCTACACCCAAAGGGTCTATGTCCGCCTTGACCCTCAGGACGTCTACCAGAAACACATGGATGCGCCCAAGGACCTCCCCTCCGATGGGAGGTATCTGAACAGCCAAACCCAAACAACCCTGGAACATGCTCGCCTGACTACTGTCCACATCTTGGAACAATTGCAGAAGTTCCTAGTAACTGAAGAAGAACTGGGGGGGACAAAGCGTCAGAAGCGATTCCTAGGGGGGTTGTTAACTGCAGTTTCTGCGATTGGGTCGTTGTTTTCAGTTGGTCTCTCTGCTGCTAACTCTGTTAGTTTGAGCACAATAAAAAGGCAGGTAAACGACCTGAAGCAGGAGATGCCAGAGATACAGCAGAAACTGTTTGTCCAACAGCAGCAGTTGCAGGGTGTTGGTAGGACTTTACAAGGTACCATACTTACAGTCAACAGGCATTCAACACTTTTGAATAGTACTGTCTATGCCCTCAGCAAGCTGTCCCATATTGTAGAGACCGAAACCTCTGTGGTGCGTATGATCAGGGATCTTATGTCCGACCTCCTAAGGGAAGTCAGCTCCTCAGTGAATAGCCTGAGTGGAGGAACTATCCCTTCATACCTCGTACCCCTCAGTATGGTTGAAAGTATTGTACAGTCTGCTACCACCACCACAGTTCAAACTTCACAGGTTCATTTGGCCTATAGCCTGGGTAGTGCCATCCCTATATACGTCAATCCAGCAAAACTAGAGATAGGATTCATCCTTAATCTACCTATTATAGAAAAGCAACATATATATCGCCTTAAGTCTGCCCTCAATGTAGGCTTCTGGCAGGatgacatacatgtacatatcaAAACACCACCCATGCTAGCCTATCATGAAGATAGCCCGACACTCTACCTTATCCCTAACCTAGACATGTGTACTCTCACAAAAGACATTCACTGGGTATGTCCTAGCAACCCATTCATTAGGGATACCACTGAACGCTTATGTGGCCTTAGAGTCGGTGCGTCTTCAGAAAAATGCAGGGCTAGCATGACTATAAAGGATGATGTCGAGGAAACCCGCATAGAGAGAGTTGGGGCTCGGTGGCTTGTGAACACCCCTAAGCAGGAGATCACAATGTCCTACGACCGCCACGATACAGCCACAAGGATGAAGCTCCCTAACCAAACCATCTTTATCACAGTCCCCCAAGGGACTACAGTCCATATTGAGGACACTGTCCTACACTACCTCAATCCTGAGAGATATGAGACAGAAATAGAGATGGTAGATGCCTTTCGAGGCTACACACTCGATCTTGGTGACACCCTTCGACAGCAACTCCTGTCTGAAGGGACCAAAACGGTCCAATTCAGTCTGGATCAGTCTGGACTCCAAACTACTCTCCTCAGTCCAATAGTCAGAAGGTCATCTGATCCCTGGGGTACTATTAGCGGAGTCGCGTTTGGACTTCTCCTGGGTGGCTGGATCGTTACTGCGGGTGTGGTACTAATTCTCTCTAGACACATTCAAACCTTACACACTAAAATTGACTCCCTCACCAGAATCCCTGACCGATTTAAACGCAAGCCCTGTGGTGTTCTTCCTCTTTCACCCAGGACTGCAGGagactgtgttgagtgatagggACAATGACCCCCTATGCACTTCACCCAGCCCTAGAACTGCATGCCCTTGTGTACTAACACATATAATCTCAGGGAATATGTAACCAACGGTCAACAGTGTATTTTGATATgtacctttgttttgtttctttgcctACTATAGCCTACATAACCTACCTCAATTGCCCAGATGTTAGCAGTCTGTAATCTTTGCCCAGATGTTGCAAGCCTGTCATGTACTGTGAATGGACTTTTGACCCACTTTGTGTCCTCAGGACTGATTTGAGCTCGTCCTAAGGCCAAGGGGGGATGTTGGGGCCAACGTAagaactttttgaaacagggaAACGCCTTTGTCCACGCCATTGATGATGCAATCAACGCCGCctcccactgtaatttaatggaaatttagccaatacagtaacagccggaaatacgcaactgctggacctcacaaaagcctcaggcgcgaatttcacggcctctttctaacctacggctatcccatgctgttcgttccaaaagagactcccatctaattaattttaagaacactccctttgtgtctgaacccttgatcacggttctattcattgggcctgctagttctgaaattatacacatcaatacttgcaaggacccgatattttatcggagatcgcacatacattgtgcggttttaatcaactttggagctagaagacgaccggcttctcttcctcctccaaccACGCGTGAGACGACGACGCCTTCCCCTGGTCAGGCCAGAGACGGATTTCCCTGGTCCCGCCAGAGACGCCCTTCCCCCGGGACAACGGTACCTGGACAGCGTTAATTCCCTGGAGCATCACAGATTCTCCAAGCaacaaactttgcctgctgacgACGGTCAGCTGTTTGAGACTGGTCGAATATCATCAGATATTCGCCCCCAAGTAAGGCTGCGCATCTGGGCAttagttttgttaatgttatatACATTGTATCGTTAGATTAACTTTATGTaactttgttaaattgtttttctcgTTTACAACTTCCACACGATCATCCAATtacattgttctctctctctctctctcctccgtacaaataaccctccgggcttatagtcagtggattctaagtttataaattaatttaatcaagcaccgcaaactcgcggaaacgcttcccaaagcgcaagtactcttgttgcggtgatttcattaatttgtctcctGACCACCCAAATTTGAGCTAGGTGTACGCGCCATTACGCGCTAGAACCATAGGTCCACCATTATAAGGCCCTACCTACATTCTCCACCAATTCCTTCCCCCATCCTCTTCGCCCGCTACGTGTACTCACGTGCAcgcgctctttccctcttcctttgtctccttccctcgctttctcgacgcgggcatacgtgtacgcgcattcctttgtcctccatctttcttcccacttcaatgcgttacttttccgtcacgcccttcttatttagctgtgtttatatgtttcttgtgttcaataaatacccctttattgtaaccggttgtccgtcaatgtttttccaacactaaatcaagccaactagctatttaagaactacttataaggctacttataaaattcgaactcatataagtggttgttgaattcatagtattaattcaacggtatgactgttgaatgatttattaaatcattaccaTTGAGTTcgttattaataacgtagctaaatttaataattaaatgagactgattactaaaTACGATATTACCCTTCGGAACCTACAGCGCTGCCTGACGGTCCTGAGATCCAGAGGTCAAAGTTTAcgtgacataatacaagtgtctttaaTGAGTGTTGCAGTGGTAATATTtgcacaaatatattttatttagttttactgTAATGCGATATATGCTGtagctcagggaagccaaaatgtCAGGGTAAATGAAGGAAAATATCGGGTGAGCCACCTGAGACTCCCGAAAACGCCCGATTCAACTCCTCTCCATCTGGACTGAAGACCTTTAGTTCTTTAGAAGTTCTTTAGTTGAATTGGGTGAATTCAGTGATCGCAAAGGAAGTGAGTAGGATTTTACCGCCCTGCACACGTACCTCAAACTCTGTACAAAGCAAACGTGGAGTCAGGTTCAGGTGGAGCAATTTACTAACAACACCATTGCTGCTGTGTAACTGTTAGAGCTTTTCAAAAGCTTAATTTATTTCTATTATCTCCGTTTTATCTCCTAGTCTAGTCTGAATGTATAGACTAAGATGTAGGcctaaacctttattttatattttatagagGTTTATATCTAGGGGTTTTGTACAATCAGAACCCTTATAATGTACTTTCGGGGACTACACATCATTCTGTACTTTACAtaagttctgttctgtttgttttaggCATAAATCTACATTTTCTCCTACTCGTAATAACTAGTAATCCGTCATAGCTTTTACTTAGAAAGTTTCTTATGACGTAGAATCTCTATTTAAAAATCTGTGTAATTCCCAGAGGATCAACCTTAATAAGGAAGAAAATGCTGCCCTACGATGGCTTTCTAACATTGATGAACCTTCCCTCTCTTGCAGTGTTGGGGAAGTGACTTTCaacaaataatgtgttattaCTTCGTGATACTGGTGTAAATCTGCAGGCAGATCAGCCACTCAAATCTCAGTGGCacaatgctgccccctgcaggaagtgACTCTGATAACCAGGTGTGTCTACCAGGAAGAGCAAAGAACaagtttctcacacacatagacgtTTCAGTTACACTGGGAATCTCAAGATATGATCTCACTGTATATTCTTCAGAAATTAAGAAACTTCTAAAGGTAGAGAAACAAAGACAGACTAACAAGCAGACATTTAAATAGATTTATTAAGTTTACCTGCAGTTACAGCCGTTAGTAAAAGTGAAACTAAACTGcagatttagcagaagccattactgagctcagagcagacggagacagaatggcgtctggatctccttctctcctggaagaggagctctcctgtcctgtttgctctgaaatcttcagggatcctgttgtcctgagttgcagtcacagcttctgtaaggcctgtctgcagcagtactgggatcagaagggatctctggagtgcccagtttgcaggagaagatcttcaAAGGACCTTCCTCTCATTAACCTGTCATTAAAGTCAGAGAGctaaagcaggatctgaagtgttctgcagtctgcacagtgagaaactcaaagtCTTCTGTTTGGATGATCAAATGCCCATCTGTGTTATCTGTCAAACTTCCAAAAAACATGAAAGCCACAAAGTGCGACCAGTTCTGGAGGCTGCAGAGGAGTATAAGGTAACTGGTTATAACGCAATTTACACATTCATAATTTCTTTTATCAACTTTCTATTTGACAAATTTCATCAGAAAACTCTTGATGattgaaaatgatttgttttgatgTCATCTAAAAAGCCCTCGGTGAAGGTTATCAGtataactgaaaaaagaaatataattaacaataaatataaaaatgtttcattcacaTTCTAATGTACGTATTTACTGTGAAATGATCTGCAAAAGGAGCCATTTCAGTtctcaggcctgactgcagttGGAGCTCCTCACtatgtgtcacatgactgacagagagagacaggagggaggggcaggagtgtggagacgttctcagagctgtgttagggagcagtgctcagcatgggacagtcggggtcaaagttcatgctcAGATAAATGTGTCCGACACAATGTGGTCTCAGATGGAAGATCACTGTTAATGTGTCATGAGAGACTAAGTATACATTGTgggatattttcattttaaaacatctgAATATTGAATGCCTCACaccaaggaggttctgggttcaaatcctggtcagccggggcctctctgtgtggagtttccatgttctccccgtgtttgtgtgggtttcctcccacagtccaaagacctgcaggttagactgattggagagtctaaattgcccatgggtatgagtgtgtgagtgaatggtgtgtgtgccctgcgatggactggcgacctgtccagggtgtattcctgcctttcacccaatgtatgctgggatagactccagcccccctgcgaccctgttcaggataagcgggttaagataatggatggatggatggatggatattgaaTTTTGCTTGTGAAAACAGAACAGAGCCAttctgtctcccctctgtctgagcagggACTCTGTGTAGCCAGTGAAGTTTACTGTGGGTCCgtttcctcagtaaagtgtggacactgtcatttctttccaggagaaactcaggactgcactggctccactgcaggagaagctaaaagcctttaatgcagtgaaactCACCTGtaatcaaacagcagagcacatcaaggtactgaactgaggcctttaaatcaccgtgttgaaaatgcagcactggattgttctgaaatgatggtgaatatTGTTTATTCCAGAGtcaagcccagcacacagagagacagataaagatggagtttgagaaacttcagcagttcctaaaagatgaagaggcagccaggatcactgcactgagggacgaagaggagcagaagagtcggatgatgaaggagaagattgaaaagatgacagaagagatatcatccctttcagaacagatcagagccttagaacaggagctgggagctgaagacatctcattcctgcaggtaagacctgttcactctgtgtctgtaggactctatgtacactgctgttaatgctcacacacattcatttatacaatatagtattCTCTATTCTTGCAAAAATCTCCTCAAAACTTAATCAAGCAGaatttgagacgggtgcgtgggggttggacccaaaatgcacgactcagaaacaatagtgatataaagacccctcagggctttattcgggacgaatcccaggagagtagtcaacaaaagcaaagtccatacacgtagatccagccaaacaaaaggtaaacaaacaaaaagcacggtgccgagggaagaggcaaactcgtagtcggtagacgtgcagggaggtccggtagcaggagagctgtcagcggggcagatgaacagacggacggcaggcagaggcgtagtcgtggacgaagcgggagtcgaaaccatgaaacaatcagcgaagcaaaagtacaaaaacggtaggcaaggacgaagtcaaaaaacaaacgatggtcacaaaacagaaatcaataaacagtggtcggtaaacaggcgtggatcgtaacgtgtaatcaaacagtaaataatgctcaagagttgcgtggtaaacagaggcagacaatttcgcagtgaacagttgcgcgactgggctataaatgcaggtgtagacaggtgtagacaattagttagagcgtagcaaggaaatggaaaacaggtgcaatggatgacaagtttaacaaggagattagtaatcgttagtaataaacctatcctgccctagcattagtaaattagtaaatgacatgcacgagaaacgtaaggtaacatgaacacatgattagtcttgttagtttctacccaatcctgatctagcgttagtagttttagtaaatagacaaatagaaacactaggggagtgaaggacagaacgagagagagagagagagagagaaaaggcggaacgcaaggtttgcggaaaaacatgtaaaagtgtatgcataacaacgaccagttaacgtaacaataaacatgcatcgaaacataacacaaagcgaaactaagacgataatcactcaacataaccagataaaataatcgtaacgaaacataactagacatgacgagaaaataaatcgtaacaagaaataaactaaacaacatgacgaacctagactaacataatacatgataagacactacgtgactaagacaacatgaataaacataaaacatggcgagacggacctgaaacgtgacaggaccccccccttaacgaccgactcctggcggtccttggaattttctcagggtggtcacgatggaagtctctgatgagcgatttgtccagaatgagactgggagcgacccaggaacgctcctcagggccatagccctcccagtcaaccaagtattgcaccccacgacccctcttac includes these proteins:
- the LOC133128083 gene encoding E3 ubiquitin-protein ligase TRIM35-like, which produces MPICVICQTSKKHESHKVRPVLEAAEEYKEKLRTALAPLQEKLKAFNAVKLTCNQTAEHIKSQAQHTERQIKMEFEKLQQFLKDEEAARITALRDEEE